The following coding sequences are from one Xiphophorus couchianus chromosome 22, X_couchianus-1.0, whole genome shotgun sequence window:
- the LOC114138578 gene encoding interferon-induced, double-stranded RNA-activated protein kinase-like has protein sequence MMELLETGNAISNIYMYAQRRGLNVTFEVLDSEGPDHNKQFTGRFVVDGKPYPSGVGKNKQDAKLSAALTAIRCLRGDQQQDTAEYSAETSSPARQNDINYICWLNQYGQTNRVNVEAVVTARPGPNNATLWCKFIVGDTEYPEASGKSRREAKEEAAKLVYNMINTSQSPEVIDSPVQQNQMVNKNLNRLSTKTKSLSINSEDNNCMEPRFVAIIHNYCQKKSLSLDFIPVEKRGPPHNPRFFYKLKIETREYPVAEGKKIKDAQHNAAKLAWSALQEQSDYDSKVSVRSTTSEDGAAAASQSDALDSSEPSQSEMTGSSDPADSSNQNDVDNQEITNTSNPPVQSSFTSDFKILEYLGGGGFGCVFMVTEKLLDLDYAVKIVPGTEKALREVMALSDLQHENIVRYYNCWMEDSKVQQAKVQKKLRDVTCGQYLFIKMELCKPATLKQWIGERNKEELPHPQRGADSLPIALQIVNGVEYIHSENLIHRDLKPPNIMFGKNGKVKIGDFGLVTIDRSEILIDRTEGPGTKIYMAPEQESNRYDRKVDMFALGLIFFELLWKISTGHERAKILENARNNELPKEFLQAFPFEYRIIKSLLSENPNDRPEASQVKEQLEETNQHLDQHSV, from the exons ATGATGGAGCTCTTAGAGACTGGCAACGCAATTTCTAATATCTACATGTATGCACAGAGACGTGGTCTGAACGTAACTTTTGAGGTTCTTGACTCCGAGGGCCCCGATCATAATAAACA attcacTGGGAGATTTGTCGTAGATGGCAAACCCTATCCGAGTGGcgtgggaaaaaacaaacaggatgcCAAGCTGAGTGCAGCCCTGACTGCTATAAGATGTCTTCGTGGGGACCAACAACAGGACACA GCAGAATATTCAGCAGAAACGTCTTCACCTGCTAGGCAAAATGACATTAACTACATATGTTGGCTCAATCAATACGGTCAAACAAATAGGGTGAATGTAGAAGCAGTGGTGACGGCACGGCCTGGACCAAATAATGCTACTCT ATGGTGTAAGTTTATAGTGGGTGACACTGAATACCCAGAAGCCTCTGGAAAATCTAGGAGAGAAGCAAAGGAGGAAGCTGCTAAGTTGGTGTACAACATGATAAATACTAGTCAATCTCCAGAG gtCATAGATTCCCCAGTTCAACAAAATCAGATGgtcaataaaaacttaaatcgTCTCAG tacAAAGACAAAAAGCCTGAGTATAAACTCAGAAGACAACAACTGTATGGAGCCACGGTTTGTTGCAATTATCCACAACTACTGTCAGAAAAAAAGCCTCAGTCTTGATTTTATACCAGTAGAAAAACGTGGACCTCCTCATAACCCTCG ATTtttctacaaattaaaaattgaGACAAGGGAATACCCTGTTGCTGAGGGTAAGAAGATCAAGGACGCCCAACATAATGCAGCAAAGTTGGCCTGGTCTGCTCTTCAGGAGCAGTCAGACTATGACAGCAAG GTGTCTGTCAGATCAACAACATCTGAagatggagcagcagcagcatcgcAATCAGATGCACT AGATTCTTCTGAGCCATCGCAGAGCGAGATGACGGGCTCATCTGATCCTGCGGATTCTTCGAACCAG aatgATGTGGACAACCAGGAAATCACAAATACAAGCAACCCACCAGTGCAGTCAAg CTTCACATCAGATTTTAAGATCCTTGAATATCTTGGCGGAGGAGGGTTCGGTTGCGTTTTTATGGTGACGGAAAAACTGTTGGATCTGGATTATGCAGTGAAGATCGTTCCTGGAACAGA GAAAGCTTTGCGAGAGGTGATGGCGTTATCAGATCTCCAACATGAAAACATTGTCAGATACTACAACTGTTGGATGGAGGATTCAAAAGTGCAACAAGCAAAAGTCCAAAAGAAACTAAGAGA tGTCACATGTGGACAGTACCTCTTTATTAAGATGGAATTATGTAAACCTGCAACCCTCAAACAATGGATTGGTGAGAGGAACAAGGAGGAACTACCACACCCCCAGAGAGGAGCAGACAGTCTTCCTATTGCATTGCAAATAGTCAATGGAGTCGAATATATTCACTCCGAAAACTTAATTCACAGAGACCTTAAG CCTCCCAACataatgtttggaaaaaatggGAAGGTGAAAATTGGGGACTTTGGTCTCGTCACTATTGACAGAAGTGAAATCTTGATCGACAGAACAGAAGGACCAGGAACCAAAATCTACATGGCTCCTGAACAA GAAAGTAATAGATATGATCGTAAAGTGGACATGTTTGCTCTGGGTCTGATCTTTTTTGAACTCCTTTGGAAAATCTCAACTGGCCACGAAAGAGCAAAG attttagaaaatgcAAGAAACAACGAGCTTCCCAAAGAGTTTTTACAGGCTTTTCCTTTTGAG tatCGAATAATCAAATCTTTGCTGTCTGAGAACCCAAATGATCGACCTGAAGCAAGTCAAGTGAAGGAACAACTGGAGGAAACAAACCAACACTTGGACCAACACAGTGTGTGA